Proteins from one Bifidobacterium sp. ESL0732 genomic window:
- a CDS encoding EamA family transporter, with protein MGEGLMIYLATSVAKLAFTQLDPLLAAWYRVGFVAILMLICRRPFAKTKRAGLPHGSRDWWIVALAGISVMLMNTLFYLGMSNMDMGIAVSIEFVGPLGVAVITGHSWRERVGIVLAACGVVLLAGVSFSNPTKYPHFLIGLVAILIDGAMWGCYIVFGRMVARRANPLDSLSVSILIGWLVQSVFLAVPAIKGVASPKPSATWARGQFGELKLLGVMLVVAVFASFLPYIIDQIIMRRVSSARYSVIQAINPVMALLVGLVIGEIPTLGDMAGVALVIVAVVITFSGHRSPDPETM; from the coding sequence ATGGGTGAAGGGCTGATGATCTATCTGGCCACTTCGGTCGCCAAGTTGGCGTTCACCCAGCTTGATCCGCTGCTGGCCGCTTGGTATCGCGTCGGTTTCGTAGCCATTCTTATGCTCATCTGTCGTCGGCCGTTTGCGAAGACGAAACGTGCCGGTTTGCCGCACGGTTCCCGCGATTGGTGGATCGTCGCGCTCGCGGGCATTTCCGTGATGCTGATGAACACGCTGTTTTATTTGGGCATGAGCAACATGGATATGGGCATCGCCGTCTCGATCGAGTTCGTCGGCCCGCTCGGCGTCGCCGTCATCACCGGCCATAGCTGGCGTGAACGTGTCGGCATCGTACTCGCGGCGTGCGGTGTGGTGCTGCTGGCCGGCGTCTCGTTCTCGAACCCGACTAAATATCCGCATTTTCTGATCGGCCTGGTCGCCATCCTTATCGACGGGGCGATGTGGGGCTGCTATATCGTCTTCGGCCGTATGGTGGCCCGGCGCGCGAATCCGCTCGATTCCCTAAGCGTGAGCATACTGATCGGTTGGCTGGTACAGTCCGTTTTCCTTGCGGTCCCAGCGATCAAAGGTGTCGCCAGCCCCAAGCCGAGTGCAACGTGGGCCCGCGGGCAATTCGGCGAGTTGAAGCTGCTCGGCGTGATGCTGGTAGTCGCCGTTTTCGCCTCGTTCCTGCCGTATATCATCGACCAGATAATCATGCGCCGCGTTAGTTCCGCGCGTTATTCCGTCATCCAGGCCATCAACCCGGTTATGGCACTGCTGGTCGGCTTGGTCATCGGTGAAATCCCGACGTTGGGCGATATGGCTGGTGTCGCATTGGTCATTGTCGCTGTCGTCATCACATTCTCCGGCCATCGCAGCCCTGATCCGGAAACGATGTAG
- a CDS encoding GNAT family N-acetyltransferase, producing the protein MQITTERLILRPWKHGDRHEAESLFRYASDPEIGIRCGWMPHRSVEESMDTLDNVFTGDENYAITLREADNNGQAQQANSSSRNSNDNEEHRDDHGESHTNVTTSQIVEHTADAKPGDDSPIGAIELKKAEPGDHAGEFVREAIDAHTLFKGVDPAPLERALAHYDGDRVLGYWVGRPFWGQGLMTEALRAMLRHAFVDLGCNAVWGGHYAENPASGKVMEHCGMRAICRKDNDYFPLIDEHHDAILRVITKDEWIKRDKNRKA; encoded by the coding sequence ATGCAAATCACTACCGAACGACTCATTCTCCGCCCTTGGAAACACGGCGACCGGCACGAGGCCGAATCGCTGTTCCGCTACGCCTCCGACCCGGAAATCGGGATTCGCTGCGGGTGGATGCCGCACCGCAGCGTCGAGGAGAGCATGGACACCCTCGATAACGTCTTCACCGGCGACGAGAACTATGCCATCACGTTGCGGGAGGCTGACAATAACGGCCAAGCACAACAAGCCAACAGTAGCTCGCGGAACAGTAATGACAACGAAGAACATCGCGATGACCACGGCGAATCACATACCAACGTCACGACCAGCCAGATTGTCGAGCACACAGCAGATGCCAAGCCTGGCGACGACAGCCCAATCGGGGCCATCGAGCTCAAGAAGGCCGAACCAGGCGACCATGCCGGCGAATTCGTGCGCGAAGCCATTGACGCACATACCTTATTTAAGGGTGTGGATCCGGCGCCACTGGAACGCGCGCTTGCCCATTACGATGGCGATCGGGTGCTCGGTTACTGGGTCGGCCGTCCGTTCTGGGGACAAGGGCTGATGACCGAAGCACTACGGGCGATGCTCCGGCACGCGTTCGTTGATCTTGGCTGCAACGCCGTGTGGGGCGGGCACTACGCCGAAAACCCCGCTTCCGGCAAGGTGATGGAGCACTGCGGCATGCGCGCGATATGCCGTAAGGACAACGATTACTTCCCGCTTATCGACGAACATCATGATGCGATTTTGCGGGTGATTACCAAGGATGAGTGGATTAAACGCGACAAAAACCGTAAGGCTTAG
- a CDS encoding YigZ family protein, with amino-acid sequence MIDGFSTIANAATAPAHDSFIEKKSEFIGDACHINTLDEALVFVQSVRDQNPKARHVAFAAIFGAALGATKERMSDDGEPSGTAGKPILDVIRMGKLTDCVVTVTRYFGGILLGSGGLIRAYSTAASMAVKAADIERIVPMQHYCIILEYPWLGRFEQLLEQVGGKEESKEFTDRITMHFAVPAANAEDFEARVREAFNARARLERF; translated from the coding sequence ATGATCGATGGATTTTCCACGATTGCAAATGCCGCAACGGCGCCCGCGCACGATTCGTTCATCGAGAAGAAGTCCGAGTTCATCGGTGACGCCTGCCATATCAACACGTTGGACGAGGCGCTCGTGTTCGTGCAATCCGTGCGAGACCAGAACCCGAAGGCCCGTCACGTCGCCTTCGCAGCGATTTTCGGCGCCGCTCTTGGGGCGACCAAGGAGCGCATGAGCGATGACGGCGAACCGAGCGGTACTGCGGGCAAGCCGATACTTGACGTGATTCGCATGGGCAAGCTCACCGATTGCGTCGTCACGGTCACACGTTATTTCGGCGGTATTCTTCTAGGTTCCGGCGGTCTGATCCGCGCCTATTCCACGGCCGCTTCGATGGCGGTGAAGGCCGCTGATATCGAGCGGATCGTGCCGATGCAGCATTATTGCATCATCTTGGAATACCCGTGGCTGGGCCGTTTCGAGCAGTTACTCGAGCAAGTTGGCGGCAAGGAAGAGTCCAAGGAATTCACCGATCGCATCACCATGCATTTCGCCGTTCCGGCTGCAAACGCCGAGGATTTCGAGGCGCGGGTTCGCGAGGCGTTCAATGCCCGTGCGCGTCTCGAGAGATTCTGA
- a CDS encoding AbrB family transcriptional regulator produces MSETEQDETNQEQGNAPENAESTESNDANAQNADSDFEPLTDTYEELRHTDDSAELSAAARKPLPPKSDQAAFSRSTALLEAVAGNQHTPLEDRIFLARTMPFPNILVKLSEDENDEVRKAVASNTADKNWLVGRLTKDKVSEVREAALRNPQTSWKMRLEGAQNPETTPDTLDFLSKLGVEFEPDAPAILSSMVRRAVALNPNCGQPTLARLVQDSSTDVQHAAAGRLGQ; encoded by the coding sequence ATGAGCGAAACGGAACAGGATGAAACGAACCAAGAGCAGGGCAATGCGCCAGAGAACGCCGAATCCACGGAATCGAATGACGCAAACGCGCAGAATGCCGACTCCGACTTCGAGCCGCTGACCGACACCTATGAGGAACTTCGGCATACCGATGATTCGGCCGAGTTGAGCGCCGCAGCCCGCAAGCCGTTGCCCCCGAAGTCCGATCAGGCGGCATTTTCCCGCTCCACAGCATTGCTCGAGGCGGTAGCCGGCAACCAGCACACCCCGCTCGAAGACCGCATTTTCCTGGCCCGGACCATGCCGTTCCCAAATATTCTGGTGAAGCTTTCCGAGGATGAGAACGATGAAGTCCGCAAAGCCGTTGCCTCCAATACCGCTGACAAGAACTGGCTGGTCGGCAGGCTTACCAAAGACAAGGTGAGCGAGGTGCGCGAGGCCGCGCTGCGTAACCCGCAAACTTCATGGAAGATGCGTCTCGAAGGCGCTCAAAACCCCGAAACCACGCCGGATACGCTTGATTTCCTGAGCAAACTTGGCGTCGAATTCGAGCCGGATGCTCCAGCGATTCTTTCGTCGATGGTCCGTCGCGCCGTCGCCCTTAACCCGAACTGCGGGCAGCCCACGCTGGCCCGGCTCGTGCAAGACTCCTCGACCGACGTCCAGCATGCCGCCGCAGGTCGTCTCGGCCAATAG
- a CDS encoding type II toxin-antitoxin system RelB/DinJ family antitoxin, with product MTTQLATRVDDQQAALFKRTAQKLGTTAADALRMFVAAFNDNQGFPYDVRLKSQAPEPFATEQEATDFASKMAGRLLSETR from the coding sequence ATGACCACTCAACTTGCAACAAGGGTGGACGACCAGCAGGCCGCTTTGTTCAAGCGCACTGCTCAAAAGCTCGGTACCACGGCTGCCGACGCCCTGCGTATGTTCGTCGCCGCGTTCAACGACAACCAAGGCTTCCCCTACGATGTTCGGCTCAAGAGCCAAGCGCCCGAGCCCTTCGCCACCGAGCAGGAAGCCACGGACTTCGCTTCCAAGATGGCGGGGAGGTTGCTCAGTGAGACGCGGTGA
- a CDS encoding type II toxin-antitoxin system PemK/MazF family toxin has translation MRRGEIWTVLTDGYASKPRPVIIIQNDEVPDFQSVVMCLLTSYDAGDIATRVRIEPSSGNGLNKVSFAMTDKILSVERKVLGRKVGVLEGKTMRDIDKKLMVVLGLV, from the coding sequence GTGAGACGCGGTGAGATCTGGACGGTGCTCACCGACGGCTACGCGAGCAAACCGAGGCCGGTCATTATCATCCAGAACGACGAGGTTCCGGATTTTCAATCGGTTGTGATGTGTCTGCTGACTTCCTATGATGCCGGCGATATCGCGACACGGGTGCGCATCGAACCTAGCTCTGGCAATGGGCTCAACAAAGTGAGCTTTGCGATGACCGATAAGATCTTGTCAGTGGAGCGCAAGGTTTTGGGGCGCAAAGTCGGCGTTCTCGAGGGCAAGACGATGCGCGACATCGATAAGAAACTGATGGTGGTGCTCGGACTGGTCTGA
- the rplM gene encoding 50S ribosomal protein L13, with product MKTFTPKPADLTHDWYIIDATDVVLGKLATRAALLLRGKNKPTFAPNADLGDHVIIINAEKIALTGKKMDKVLYAHSGRPGGLRADSYADLLKRNPERIVREAVKGMMPKNRLSKVELDRLHVFAGPDHPHTPQKPQPVEIAAVSQQAK from the coding sequence GTGAAAACTTTCACACCGAAGCCAGCTGATCTGACTCACGACTGGTACATCATTGACGCCACCGACGTGGTGCTGGGCAAGCTTGCAACCAGAGCAGCGCTTTTGCTGCGCGGCAAGAACAAGCCGACCTTCGCTCCGAACGCCGATTTGGGCGATCACGTGATCATCATCAACGCCGAAAAGATTGCGTTGACTGGCAAGAAGATGGACAAGGTGCTCTATGCGCACTCCGGTCGTCCTGGCGGCCTTCGCGCCGACAGCTACGCCGATTTGCTCAAGCGCAACCCTGAGCGCATCGTCCGCGAAGCGGTCAAGGGCATGATGCCGAAGAACCGCCTGTCCAAGGTCGAACTCGATCGTCTCCACGTCTTCGCTGGTCCCGATCACCCGCACACCCCGCAGAAGCCCCAGCCGGTTGAGATCGCTGCGGTTTCGCAGCAGGCCAAGTGA
- the rpsI gene encoding 30S ribosomal protein S9, with the protein MAENTNNSAVQETEEELTSFTTETNAGAGTGASTIAPGYGTGRRKEAIARVRLVPGSGKWTINGRTLEEFFPSRLQQREVNSPIVLLKLENKFDVIVLVEGGGTTGQAGAIRLGVARALNAIDRDANRAALKKAGFLTRDARVVERKKAGLHKARRAPQFSKR; encoded by the coding sequence ATGGCTGAAAATACCAATAACTCCGCGGTTCAAGAGACCGAAGAGGAACTTACTTCATTTACTACTGAAACCAACGCCGGTGCTGGCACCGGTGCTTCCACGATTGCCCCGGGCTATGGCACGGGCCGCCGCAAGGAAGCCATCGCCCGCGTGCGCTTGGTTCCCGGTTCCGGCAAGTGGACCATCAACGGCCGCACCCTGGAGGAGTTCTTCCCCTCCCGTCTGCAGCAGCGTGAGGTCAACTCCCCGATCGTTCTGTTGAAGCTTGAGAACAAGTTCGATGTCATCGTCCTCGTCGAGGGCGGCGGCACCACCGGTCAGGCCGGCGCCATCCGCCTCGGCGTGGCCCGCGCACTGAACGCCATCGACCGCGACGCCAACCGCGCCGCGCTGAAGAAGGCCGGCTTCCTCACCCGCGACGCCCGCGTCGTGGAGCGCAAGAAGGCAGGTCTGCACAAGGCACGTCGTGCGCCTCAGTTCTCGAAGCGTTGA
- a CDS encoding VOC family protein translates to MMKPMSDFTTDLQHSGMPAKDLDETIEFYTKKLGFELVGVYPNGENRCAFLRYGHLTIETWEGDPVAMKDGAINHWAFDTPDIEAAFENAKAIGLDLKDKEIQCIPTFWDNGIRYFNVYGPNRETIEFCQIL, encoded by the coding sequence ATCATGAAACCGATGTCCGATTTCACCACGGATTTGCAACATTCCGGCATGCCTGCCAAAGATCTGGACGAGACCATCGAGTTCTACACCAAGAAACTTGGTTTCGAGCTCGTGGGTGTCTATCCGAATGGCGAGAACCGTTGTGCGTTCCTGCGTTACGGCCACCTGACCATCGAGACCTGGGAAGGCGACCCCGTGGCGATGAAGGACGGCGCCATCAACCACTGGGCCTTCGATACCCCGGACATCGAGGCTGCGTTCGAAAATGCCAAGGCGATCGGACTTGACTTGAAGGACAAGGAAATCCAGTGCATCCCCACATTCTGGGATAACGGCATTCGTTACTTCAACGTCTACGGCCCGAACCGCGAGACCATCGAGTTCTGCCAGATTCTCTGA
- the adhE gene encoding bifunctional acetaldehyde-CoA/alcohol dehydrogenase has translation MTVQPKNAGTSPATKTSTKTETKTETNEKPDFNREVDQLVARGLEALNEFEELDQEQIDRIVAKASVAALNKHLVLADMAVRETGRGLVEDKATKNIFACEHVTHYLAGQKTVGIIREDDVMGIDEVAEPVGVVAGVTPVTNPTSTTIFKSLIALKTRCPIIFGFHPFAQKCSAEAARIVRDAAVAAGAPKDCIQWIEHPSTQATGALMTHPGVATILATGGPGMVKAAYSSGKPALGVGAGNAPAYVDANVDVKRVANDLVLSKHFDYGMICATEQAIIAHTDVYVPLADELKRRKAYFVNADEKAKLEQYMFGCTAYSGGKPKLNSVVPGKSPQYIAREAGFTVPDDTTIIVAECKEVGEQEPLTLEKLCPVHAMLRFETEEQGFTMCEGMLKFGAGHTAVIHSDNEDLVKRYGLRMHACRIIWNQPSGLGGIGDIYNAIAPSLTLGCGSYGGNSVSGNVQAVNLLNIKRIARRNNNMQWFKVPPKTYFEPNAIRYLRDMYNIRRVVIVCDKVMEQLGIVDKVIDQLRSRPEPVTFRTIDYIEPEPSVETVERGAAMMRDEFRPDTIIAVGGGSPMDAAKIMWLLYEHPEISFDDVREKFFDIRKRAFRIPPLGSKAKLVCIPTSSGTGSEVTPFAVITDHKTGYKYPITDYALTPSVAIVDPVLARTQPPTLASNTGFDALTHCMESYVSVYSNDFTDGMALHAAKLIWDNLETSVRAQPGEAKKLAQEKMHNAATMAGMAFGSAFLGMCHGMAHTIGALCDVAHGHTNAILLPYVIRYNGSIPQEPTSWPKYSKYVAPERYQEFARVLGVDPGKSPEEGVENLALAVEDYRDNKLHMDSSFQQCGVDETYFWSILDQIGMRAYEDQCTPANPRIPQIEDMKDIAIGAYYGVSQAEGHARRLEREATTSVTEVKIVES, from the coding sequence ATGACTGTACAACCTAAAAACGCCGGGACTTCACCCGCTACGAAAACTTCAACGAAAACTGAAACGAAGACTGAAACGAACGAAAAGCCGGACTTCAATCGAGAGGTGGACCAGCTGGTCGCCCGTGGCCTCGAGGCGCTGAACGAATTCGAGGAACTCGACCAGGAGCAGATTGACCGCATCGTTGCCAAAGCGTCGGTCGCCGCGCTCAACAAGCATTTGGTGCTGGCCGACATGGCCGTGCGTGAGACGGGCCGTGGATTGGTGGAAGACAAGGCCACCAAGAACATTTTCGCTTGCGAGCATGTCACCCATTATCTCGCCGGTCAGAAGACAGTCGGCATTATTCGCGAGGATGACGTGATGGGCATTGACGAGGTGGCGGAGCCAGTCGGCGTTGTCGCCGGCGTCACGCCGGTCACCAACCCGACCTCTACCACGATTTTCAAGTCGCTGATCGCGCTCAAAACCCGTTGCCCTATTATCTTCGGCTTCCATCCGTTTGCCCAAAAGTGCTCGGCCGAAGCCGCACGCATCGTGCGTGACGCCGCCGTAGCCGCCGGTGCCCCCAAAGACTGCATCCAGTGGATCGAACACCCCTCTACGCAGGCCACGGGTGCGTTGATGACACACCCTGGTGTCGCCACGATTCTCGCCACGGGCGGCCCCGGCATGGTCAAGGCTGCATATTCCTCCGGCAAGCCCGCGCTTGGCGTGGGTGCCGGCAATGCTCCCGCGTACGTCGATGCCAATGTCGACGTCAAGCGCGTGGCCAACGATCTGGTGCTTTCCAAGCACTTCGATTACGGCATGATCTGTGCCACGGAGCAGGCCATCATCGCCCACACCGACGTCTACGTACCTCTGGCTGACGAATTGAAGCGCCGCAAGGCCTACTTCGTCAACGCCGATGAAAAGGCCAAACTTGAGCAGTACATGTTCGGCTGCACCGCCTATTCCGGCGGCAAGCCGAAGCTCAACTCCGTGGTTCCGGGCAAGTCCCCGCAATATATCGCCCGCGAGGCTGGCTTCACTGTCCCTGACGACACCACTATCATCGTTGCCGAATGCAAGGAAGTGGGGGAGCAGGAGCCGCTGACCCTCGAAAAGCTCTGCCCCGTCCACGCCATGCTGCGTTTCGAAACCGAAGAGCAGGGCTTCACGATGTGCGAAGGCATGCTCAAGTTTGGCGCCGGCCACACTGCCGTCATCCATTCTGATAATGAAGACCTCGTGAAACGCTACGGCTTGCGCATGCACGCCTGCCGTATCATCTGGAACCAGCCTTCCGGGCTTGGCGGCATCGGCGACATATACAACGCCATCGCCCCGTCCTTGACGCTCGGCTGCGGCTCATACGGCGGCAACTCCGTTTCCGGAAACGTCCAGGCCGTCAATCTTTTGAATATCAAGCGCATCGCTCGAAGGAACAACAATATGCAATGGTTCAAAGTTCCGCCAAAGACCTATTTCGAGCCGAACGCCATCCGTTATCTGCGCGACATGTACAATATTCGCCGCGTGGTCATCGTCTGTGACAAGGTCATGGAGCAGCTTGGCATCGTCGACAAGGTCATCGACCAACTGCGCAGCCGCCCCGAGCCCGTCACGTTCCGTACCATCGATTACATCGAGCCGGAACCGTCTGTCGAGACCGTAGAGCGTGGCGCTGCGATGATGCGAGACGAGTTCCGCCCCGATACCATCATCGCGGTGGGTGGTGGCTCGCCGATGGACGCGGCCAAGATTATGTGGCTCCTCTACGAACACCCGGAAATCTCCTTCGACGACGTGCGTGAAAAGTTCTTCGACATTCGCAAGCGCGCTTTCCGCATCCCGCCGCTGGGAAGCAAGGCCAAGCTGGTGTGCATCCCGACGTCTTCCGGCACCGGTTCCGAGGTCACGCCGTTCGCCGTGATCACCGACCACAAGACCGGCTATAAGTACCCGATCACCGATTACGCGCTGACCCCGTCCGTAGCCATCGTCGACCCGGTTCTCGCGCGCACCCAGCCGCCAACGCTGGCCAGCAATACCGGCTTCGACGCGTTGACGCATTGCATGGAGTCATACGTTTCCGTATATTCCAACGATTTCACCGACGGCATGGCCCTGCACGCCGCCAAGCTCATTTGGGACAATCTCGAGACCTCGGTTCGTGCTCAGCCAGGAGAGGCGAAGAAGCTGGCGCAAGAGAAGATGCACAACGCAGCCACCATGGCCGGCATGGCCTTCGGCTCCGCGTTTCTGGGGATGTGCCACGGCATGGCCCACACCATCGGCGCGCTTTGCGACGTGGCTCACGGCCACACCAACGCGATTCTGCTGCCCTACGTCATCCGCTACAACGGCTCTATTCCGCAGGAGCCCACGAGCTGGCCGAAGTACAGCAAGTATGTTGCGCCCGAACGCTATCAGGAATTCGCTCGCGTGCTCGGCGTCGACCCGGGTAAGAGCCCTGAGGAAGGTGTAGAGAACCTTGCGCTCGCGGTTGAGGATTACCGCGACAACAAGCTTCACATGGATTCCAGCTTCCAGCAGTGCGGTGTCGACGAGACCTATTTCTGGAGCATTCTCGACCAGATCGGCATGCGCGCCTACGAGGACCAGTGCACTCCCGCGAACCCGCGTATCCCACAGATTGAGGATATGAAGGATATCGCCATCGGCGCCTACTATGGCGTCTCTCAGGCCGAGGGGCACGCCCGTCGCCTCGAGCGTGAAGCCACGACTTCCGTCACCGAAGTGAAAATAGTCGAGAGCTGA
- the rpsJ gene encoding 30S ribosomal protein S10, which yields MAGQKIRIRLKSYDHEVIDQSAKKIVETVTNAGATVVGPVPLPTEKNVFVVIRSPHKYKDSREQFEMRTHKRLIDIVDPTPKAVDSLMHIDLPADVNIEIKL from the coding sequence ATGGCGGGACAGAAAATCCGCATCAGGCTTAAGTCCTATGACCATGAGGTCATCGACCAATCGGCGAAGAAAATCGTCGAGACGGTCACGAACGCGGGTGCCACTGTGGTGGGCCCGGTTCCTCTGCCTACTGAGAAGAACGTCTTTGTGGTAATTCGTTCTCCTCATAAATACAAGGATTCTCGCGAGCAATTCGAGATGCGCACTCATAAGCGCCTCATCGACATCGTGGACCCGACCCCTAAGGCCGTGGATTCATTGATGCATATCGATTTGCCTGCGGATGTCAATATCGAGATCAAGCTCTAA
- the rplC gene encoding 50S ribosomal protein L3 translates to MSLQKANRSALLGRKLGMSQVWDEQGFFVPVTLVDVSTNVVTCVKTEESDGYKAVQLGYGQIDPTKVTKPMAGHFAKAGVTPRRHLVEVRTDNVDEFKPGQELTADLFADGSEVDVTGTTKGKGFAGTIKRWGFKSYRRTHGSHKNERRPGSVGACATPSRILKGKRMAGRMGHVTSTVQNLEVVSSDKENGVIAIKGALPGPKGGIVLLRSAVKGA, encoded by the coding sequence ATGTCGTTGCAGAAAGCAAATCGTTCTGCACTGCTGGGCCGCAAGCTTGGTATGTCGCAGGTTTGGGACGAGCAAGGTTTCTTCGTTCCCGTGACGCTCGTAGATGTGTCCACCAACGTGGTCACCTGCGTCAAGACCGAAGAGAGCGACGGCTACAAGGCCGTTCAGCTCGGCTACGGCCAGATTGATCCCACTAAGGTGACCAAGCCCATGGCTGGTCATTTCGCGAAGGCGGGCGTTACCCCGCGTCGTCATCTGGTCGAGGTCCGCACGGACAACGTCGACGAGTTCAAGCCCGGTCAGGAACTGACCGCCGACTTGTTCGCTGACGGCTCCGAAGTGGACGTCACCGGTACGACCAAGGGCAAGGGCTTCGCCGGAACCATCAAGCGTTGGGGCTTCAAGTCCTATCGTCGTACTCACGGCTCTCACAAGAACGAGCGTCGCCCCGGCTCTGTCGGTGCATGCGCTACGCCGAGCCGTATTTTGAAGGGCAAGCGTATGGCCGGTCGTATGGGCCATGTCACTTCCACCGTGCAGAACCTTGAGGTCGTCTCCTCCGATAAGGAGAACGGCGTCATCGCCATCAAGGGCGCTCTTCCAGGGCCCAAGGGTGGCATCGTCCTGCTTCGTTCGGCTGTGAAGGGAGCCTGA
- the rplD gene encoding 50S ribosomal protein L4 produces MAKVTLNVTDAKGKSAGTVEAPVEIFGISNEEVEAHVPLIHQVVIAQLAAARQGTHAVKSRGDVSGGGKKPWKQKGTGRARQGSIRAPQWVHGGIAHGPMPRDYSQRTPKKMKAGALRYVLSNRANAGRVAVVDFGIKDTPSTKAAIAALTPVSQNEFTTVVLSRDNVNEWLSVRNIPTVHVLFADQLNTYDVVTAQYVVFSRDGFDAFVAAKTEPKEA; encoded by the coding sequence ATGGCAAAAGTAACACTCAATGTCACCGACGCCAAGGGCAAGTCTGCTGGCACCGTTGAGGCGCCGGTCGAGATTTTCGGCATCTCCAATGAAGAGGTCGAGGCTCACGTTCCGCTGATTCATCAGGTTGTCATCGCTCAGCTCGCTGCTGCTCGTCAGGGCACGCACGCGGTCAAGAGCCGTGGCGACGTTTCCGGCGGTGGTAAGAAGCCGTGGAAGCAGAAGGGCACCGGTCGCGCTCGTCAGGGCTCGATTCGCGCTCCTCAGTGGGTTCACGGTGGTATCGCTCACGGCCCAATGCCGCGCGATTATTCCCAGCGCACTCCCAAGAAGATGAAGGCCGGCGCACTGCGCTATGTGCTTTCTAACCGTGCGAACGCCGGACGCGTCGCCGTCGTCGACTTTGGCATCAAGGACACTCCGTCCACCAAGGCCGCCATCGCCGCGCTCACTCCGGTAAGCCAGAACGAGTTCACCACTGTCGTGCTTTCACGCGACAACGTCAACGAGTGGCTTTCCGTTCGCAACATCCCGACGGTGCATGTGCTCTTCGCAGATCAGCTCAACACCTACGATGTGGTTACCGCTCAGTATGTTGTCTTCAGTCGTGATGGCTTCGATGCCTTCGTCGCCGCCAAGACTGAGCCCAAGGAGGCCTGA
- the rplW gene encoding 50S ribosomal protein L23, which yields MVAIHNPAHDVIIKPVVSEKSYAAGDRGQYTFVVAPDANKVQIKQAIEEIFNVKVTNVNTLNRAGKRQRTRTGFGQRANQKRAIVTVAEGQSIDIFGN from the coding sequence ATGGTAGCTATTCACAATCCCGCCCATGATGTCATCATCAAGCCGGTAGTCTCCGAAAAGAGCTATGCCGCCGGTGACCGTGGTCAGTACACTTTCGTGGTCGCTCCTGATGCCAACAAGGTTCAGATCAAGCAGGCCATCGAAGAAATCTTCAATGTCAAGGTGACGAACGTCAACACCCTCAATCGCGCCGGCAAACGCCAGCGTACCCGCACCGGTTTCGGTCAGCGTGCCAATCAAAAGCGCGCGATCGTCACGGTCGCCGAGGGCCAGTCGATCGACATCTTCGGTAACTGA